A genomic stretch from Telopea speciosissima isolate NSW1024214 ecotype Mountain lineage chromosome 7, Tspe_v1, whole genome shotgun sequence includes:
- the LOC122667960 gene encoding uncharacterized protein At4g26485-like has protein sequence MGQVISNLIRILLRRKGKVETTDEENGYQALADCEEVKLIHPSSSDYGSTRVSEEDERAVVIVISDSNVREEVDPSPPPPPASCYQKTRVSSDDGRVTIIVDNGAEAVKKIKPILHLSTADQIRVPKDGLGAKKTKRKVLQKEEKRIKHYYSSHKMLLVGEGDFSFSACLAKVFDSAANMVATSLNSEDFLKKNYGNAMSNIDDLKSKGCMVLHGVDATKMSGHQFLKGMRFDRIVFNFPHAGFSNKESREVQISRHQKLITLFFKNAKKMLLEDGEIHISHKSVGFHLKWDIESLASDGGLNFIKAVRFKLNQYPGYNTKYGFGGDGNFDCNPSKTYMFGL, from the exons ATGGGTCAGGTAATATCCAACCTAATAAGAATTTTAttgagaagaaaagggaaagtaGAGACAACTGATGAAGAGAATGGATACCAAGCACTTGCTGACTGCGAAGAGGTGAAGCTAATCCATCCTTCCTCCTCCGATTATGGAAGTACCAGAGTttcagaagaagatgaaagagcAGTAGTTATTGTTATAAGTGATTCTAATGTCAGAGAAGAAGTAGacccatctcctcctcctcctcctgcctCTTGTTACCAAAAGACCAGGGTTTCATCAGACGATGGAAGGGTAACCATCATTGTTGACAATGGTGCTGAGGCCGTAAAAAAGATTAAACCTATCCTTCATCTCTCTACTGCCGATCAGATCAGAGTTCCAAAAGATGGTTTAGGAGCgaagaaaaccaaaagaaaagtcttgcaaaaagaagaaaaaaggataaAGCACTACTACAGTTCTCACAAGATGCTTCTGGTTGGGGAGGgagatttctctttctctgcttGCTTGGCCAAGGTTTTTGATTCTGCTGCTAACATGGTTGCCACTTCTCTCAATTCAGAAG ATTTCTTAAAGAAAAACTACGGCAATGCCATGTCCAACATCGATGATTTGAAGAGTAAAGGATGTATGGTTCTTCATGGAGTGGACGCAACAAAAATGTCAGGCCATCAGTTCCTGAAAGGTATGAGATTTGATCGGATTGTCTTCAACTTCCCCCATGCGGGTTTCTCTAATAAAGAGTCACGGGAGGTCCAGATCAG TCGACACCAAAAGCTGATCACCTTATTCTTCAAGAATGCCAAGAAAATGCTTTTGGAAGATGGAGAAATACACATCTCGCACAAATCAGTTGGGTTCCATCTTAAATGGGATATAGAATCTCTGGCCTCAGATGGTGGCCTCAATTTTATAAAAGCAGTGAGATTTAAATTGAATCAATATCCGGGTTACAATACTAAATATGGATTTGGGGGAGATGGGAACTTTGATTGCAATCCTAGCAAGACTTACATGTTTGGATTGTGA
- the LOC122667962 gene encoding uncharacterized protein At4g26485-like produces the protein MGQVLSNLVRILFGRKERVKTSDEENGYHTLVDCEEVKLIHPTSGYGNTRVSEEEDVAEPFPPASTDPENRVSSSEDERVTIFVDNGVEAVEKINPILQVSTGDEITVSNDDLGAKELTRRVLQGEKRIKHYSSSHKILLVGEGDFSFSACLAKVFGSADNMVATSLDSKSFLKKNYSNSMSNIKDLKSRGCIVLHGVDATTMSVHEFLEGIKFDRIVFNFPYAGWFKEKSPENQISLHQKLVRLFFKNAKKMLLEDGEIHISHKSNRFHCEWNIVSLASLNGLNFIKSVEFNLNDYPGYNTKYGFGGDDNFDCNPSETYMFRM, from the exons atgggtCAGGTCTTATCCAACCTGGTAAGAATTTTATttggaagaaaagagagagtgaAGACAAGTGATGAAGAGAATGGCTACCACACACTTGTTGACTGCGAAGAGGTGAAGCTAATTCATCCTACCTCCGGTTATGGAAACACCAGagtttcagaagaagaagatgtagCTGAACCATTTCCTCCTGCCTCTACTGACCCAGAGAACAGGGTTTCATCATCAGAGGATGAAAGGGTAACCATCTTTGTTGACAATGGTGTTGAGGCTGTAGAAAAGATTAATCCTATCCTTCAAGTCTCTACTGGCGATGAGATCACAGTCTCTAATGATGATTTAGGAGCCAAGGAATTGACAAGAAGAGTCTTGCAAGGAGAGAAAAGGATAAAGCACTACTCCAGTTCTCACAAGATATTACTGGTTGGGGAGGgagatttctctttctctgcttGTTTGGCCAAGGTTTTCGGTTCTGCCGACAACATGGTTGCCACGTCTCTCGATTCAAAAA GTTTCTTAAAGAAAAACTACAGCAATTCCATGTCTAACATCAAAGATTTGAAGAGTAGAGGATGTATAGTTCTTCATGGAGTAGATGCAACAACAATGTCAGTCCATGAGTTCCTTGAGGGCATAAAATTTGATAGAATTGTTTTCAACTTCCCCTATGCTGGTTGGTTCAAGGAAAAATCGCCGGAGAACCAAATCAG TCTACACCAAAAGCTTGTTAGGTTGTTCTTCAAGAATGCCAAGAAGATGCTTTTGGAAGATGGAGAAATCCATATTTCCCACAAATCAAACAGGTTCCATTGTGAATGGAATATTGTATCTCTGGCCTCACTTAATGGCCTCAATTTTATAAAATCAGTGGAGTTTAATTTGAATGATTATCCAGGTTACAATACCAAATATGGATTTGGAGGAGATGATAACTTTGATTGCAATCCCAGTGAGACTTACATGTTCAGAATGTAA